The Maridesulfovibrio sp. genomic sequence AACAGCAGTCCGCAACAAGTGAGGAAATCAACCGGGCGGTGGATGACATCAATTCCATTGCGGCCCGGACAGCTGAAGGTATGCACGCCGCAAATAAGGCCAGTTCTGAGCTGGTCAGGATGAGCGACGAGCTGAATACTTTGATTAAACAACTTTGCGTTTAGTACAGTCCCGTACTCCATTGTCCGAAACAGGCCGTGTTGCATATGCAGTACGGCCTGTTTCTTTTGAGTCAGGGTTGACCACATTGTTGATCCATAATATCCCGGCACAAATCATGAGCGAGGATTTGCATTGAAGTATTTTAAGCTATTTTTGATTCTGATTTTTTTCGGTTTTACTGCCGGGTGTACTTCTATGGAGGTCACCAATGAACCTGTTCCGGAAATTTTACAGGCTGATAAAGTATGTATTATTGAGCATGATGATACCCGCGAAAGCTTTAAAACAACCATAAAAGAGTGGTTGCGAGAGCAGGGGATTACTCCGGATGTTTATCCTCAGGGGACTCCCGAAGATATTTGCGAATGGACACTTGAATATGAGGGGCGCTGGTCGTGGGTAGTAGGATTATATTTAGCTGATGCCAAGATAGTCGCTTACCGTGAGGGTAGTGAAGCCGGACGGGTCTGGCTGGATGTTGGTAAATGGGACGGTTATAAATGGGAGAAAGGCAAAGTCCGTATTTATAAATTGCTGGATATGCTTTCCGGCAAGGTCGATCATTATGAGTTGGCCAGATAGAAACTGAGTACAAATACATTCCTGTAAGTCAGCATTCTAGAACCGTCTTTTATCTAAAGGGGCGGTTTTTTTATTGCCGAAAAGCAGTGAGCCAAGGGCTTAAATATGCTAACCTTTAAATATTGATATCGG encodes the following:
- a CDS encoding Sbal_3080 family lipoprotein translates to MKYFKLFLILIFFGFTAGCTSMEVTNEPVPEILQADKVCIIEHDDTRESFKTTIKEWLREQGITPDVYPQGTPEDICEWTLEYEGRWSWVVGLYLADAKIVAYREGSEAGRVWLDVGKWDGYKWEKGKVRIYKLLDMLSGKVDHYELAR